From the genome of bacterium:
CTCCACCAACAGGAGGAAGGCACTTGTCCGGGTGGAATAGAAACACCTTATCATGTCTTAGGCATCAAACAGACGGAGGAGACAAGATGATGTGGACAATCCCGCGGGCACTTACCGCCGTGGCCGGCGCGGGCGAAGGCGGCACCGACCTCAATGCGTTCGATCACGCCCTCATGGATGCCGGAATCGCCGACCTGAACTTCCTCAGGGTCACCAGCATCTGCCCCGAGGGCGCCCGCGTCGTCCCGATGCGGCCGTACACACCGGGCATGCTCATGCCCGCGGTCTACACCCGGATCAACGGTCACACGCCCGGAGAGCGCATCGCGGCGTCCGTGGGAATCGGGATTGGCGTAGGCAGCTACGGCGTGATAATGGAGTACGCCCACACGGGTTCGGCCGAGAACGCGGAGCAGATCGTTCGGGGCATGGTCGAAGAGGCCATGGCCACCCGGGGTCTGAAGACAGCGGAGATCGTCGTTGCTGCCGGGGAGCACGTGGTCCAGCGCACGGGCTGCGTGGTTGCCGCAGTGCTGTTCTGGCCGGAGTAGGCGCCATGCGATCGCCCCAAGAGCCAGAGTGGATCACAGATCAGGGCGGCGAGGCCTTCGCCCACATCTACAGGGTGGACGCCGTGCTGCACGACGAGCGTTCGGAGTTTCAGCGGGTCCGGGTCATCGAGAACCTGGACTTTGGCCGCATGCTCATTCTCGACGATGCGGTGCAGACAACCGAGAGGGACGAGTTCATCTATCATGAGCTGCTGGCGCACGTCCCGCTGTGCACGCATCCCGCGCCCCGGCGGGTACTGATCATCGGGGGCGGCGACGGAGGGCTGTTGCGCGAGACGCTGCGGCACCCGATCGAACACGCGACGATGGTCGAGATAGACCGCGCGGTCATTGACGCAACGCTCCGGTGGATCCCCTCGATCCCGGCAAACTGCTACGACGACCCGCGTGCGCGGCTCCTGGTGGACGACGGCATCCGGTTCGTGCGCGAGGGCGGCGAGCACTTCGACGTGGCAATGGTGGATTCCACCGATCCGAAAGGGCCGTCGCTGGGGCTGTTTTCC
Proteins encoded in this window:
- the speE gene encoding polyamine aminopropyltransferase — translated: MRSPQEPEWITDQGGEAFAHIYRVDAVLHDERSEFQRVRVIENLDFGRMLILDDAVQTTERDEFIYHELLAHVPLCTHPAPRRVLIIGGGDGGLLRETLRHPIEHATMVEIDRAVIDATLRWIPSIPANCYDDPRARLLVDDGIRFVREGGEHFDVAMVDSTDPKGPSLGLFSSEFYGQIAGLLGENGVLSVQSGSPLYQQDLIAMVRRHMAPHFKWVRTYLGAVPTYPGVFWTFTVGSQARDPVEVGPEELVGRMRHIPTRYYLPAEHQSLFMPPPFLQDAMSAR
- a CDS encoding arginine decarboxylase, pyruvoyl-dependent; amino-acid sequence: MMWTIPRALTAVAGAGEGGTDLNAFDHALMDAGIADLNFLRVTSICPEGARVVPMRPYTPGMLMPAVYTRINGHTPGERIAASVGIGIGVGSYGVIMEYAHTGSAENAEQIVRGMVEEAMATRGLKTAEIVVAAGEHVVQRTGCVVAAVLFWPE